The proteins below are encoded in one region of Estrella lausannensis:
- the imm40 gene encoding Imm40 family immunity protein: MIQSCIKKKILEKAVSLEKFGMNDLAWEKDAAVTLINSLMNDDIGILGGSVYKIDSNNFMPMYDNWSCNPDSKEVSKDFNFRSKTRALEYINKYPIYLDERILFSLVFTEDVD, encoded by the coding sequence ATGATTCAGAGTTGTATTAAGAAAAAAATATTAGAAAAAGCTGTCTCTTTAGAGAAATTTGGCATGAACGATTTGGCTTGGGAAAAAGACGCAGCAGTGACATTAATTAATTCATTGATGAATGACGATATTGGTATCTTAGGGGGAAGTGTTTATAAAATTGATTCAAATAATTTTATGCCAATGTATGACAATTGGTCCTGCAATCCTGATTCAAAAGAGGTGAGTAAAGATTTTAATTTTAGAAGTAAAACAAGGGCCTTAGAGTATATTAATAAATACCCTATTTATCTAGATGAGAGAATTCTATTTTCACTAGTGTTTACAG